The Bradyrhizobium sp. CCGB01 genome segment AGCGCGCATGTCTGCGCGTTACAGTTCGTGTCGCGGATGTGCCGCAAGCCCCTTGAAGAAAGGCTCTTCGTGCGAGAGCTCTGGTCTGCTCCGTGGGATCACCGAGGCGATGCGTTACCGGTCTCCGCGCGGCAACGCGTGCGCGCGGATGCCGCGTCGCGCAGGAGTGCGTCGACTTACGGTAAGGCGAAGACGCGCTGAATGATCATGCGGTCTCCCGCATCGTCACCTCGATGCGTTGCCGCTTCACGCCGTGTTCTGCCACGACGGGCGCAGGCAGGTCATCGCGCAAGCTGTGCTCACCGGTATCGATTCCTTAACGAAAATTGACTCGAATTTTAGCCAATTCGCCAACAAGCGTTAGGGTTACTTCCTCGATCTCTAGGCGAATTATTGTCCGCTTTACCACCCGCCTCTAACAGAGGGACGGCGGACAACGCACATGCCTCATACAGGCCAATAAGTGCGGCCCGCTCCACGCGGAGGTGGCACGATGCGCAACGAGACGATCGCTATTCACGCCGGCTACGAGCCCGAAGCCACCACGCACGCGGTGGCCGTGCCGATCTACCAGACCGCGGCCTACGCCTTCGACAGCGCCGACCACGGCGCCGCGCTCTTCAATCTCGAGGCCGAAGGTTTTCGCTACAGCCGCATCGCCAATCCGACCAGCGCGGTGCTGGAGAAGCGTATCGCCCAGCTCGAGGGCGGCGTCGGCGCGCTGGCGGTTGCGACCGGCCAGGCCGCGCTGCATTTCGCCTTCGTCAACGTCGCCGATCACGGCGGCAACATCGTTTCCGTGCCGCAGCTCTACGGCACCACGCACACGCTGCTCTCGCACATCCTGCCACGCCAGGGCATCACCGGCCGCTTCGCCGAGAGCGACAAGCCGGATGCGATCGAAAAACTGATCGACGAGAACACCCGCGCCGTGTTCGCCGAGACCATCGGCAATCCCGCCGGCAATGTCTGCGACATCGAGGCGCTGGCGAAGATCGCGCATGCGCATGGCGTGCCGCTCATCGTCGACAACACGGTCGCGACCCCGATCCTGCTCAAGCCGTTCGACTACGGCGCCGACATCGCGGTACACTCGCTCACCAAGTTTCTCGGCGGCCACGGCACCACGCTGGGCGGCGCCATCGTCGATTCCGGCAACTTCCCCTGGGCGAGGCACGCCGACCGCTTCCCGGCCTACAACAAGCCCGACGCCTCCTATCACGGCCTCGTCTATGCCGAGCGCTTCGGCAAGACCGCCTATATCGAGCGCGCCCGTAGTGTCTATCAGCGCACCATGGGCTCGGTGCTGTCGCCGTTCAACGCCTTCCTGTTGCTCCAGGGCATCGAGACCGTGGCGCTGCGCATGGAGCGCCATGTCGAGAACGCCCGCAAGGTCGCCGAATTCCTCCGCAAGGACTCGCGCGTCGCCTGGGTCAACTACACCGGCTTCCCGGACAGCCCATACTATCCGCTCGTTCAGAAGTACCTCGACGGCAACGCCTCCTCGCTGTTCACCTTCGGCATCAAGGGCGGCATGGAAGCAGGCAAGACCTTCTACGACGCGCTGAAGCTGATCACGCGCCTCGTCAATATCGGCGATGCCAAGTCGCTGGCTTGCCATCCGGCCTCGACCACGCATCGGCAGATGTCGGCGGAGCAGCAGCGCGTTGCGGGCGTGCTGCCGGAGACGATCCGCCTGTCGATCGGCATCGAGCATTCCGCAGATATCATCGAGGACATCGACCAGGCGCTCGAGAAGGCCTGCCCGTCGGCACGCCTCCAGGCCGCGGAGTAGGCGACTGCGCCGATGACGATCCTGATCGACAGGGATCAAGGCATATCGAGCCCGGCACTGGTGCCGGCCGAAGGCGATCTCACGCGCGACCACGGTGGTCCTGAGCTCACGATCGGCCTGATCAACAACATGCCGGACCCGGCACTGAAAGCGACCGAGCGGCAGTTCATGAAGCTGCTCCAGGCCGCCGCAGGTCCGCGCCGCATCCGCTTCCACTGCTTCTCACTGCCCTCGGTGAAACGCTCGCCGGAAGCGAAGTGGCATGTCGAGAGTGAATATTCGGATCTCACCGAGCTCAGGCGTCACAGCTTCGACGGGCTGATCGTGACCGGCGCCGAGCCGGTCGCGC includes the following:
- a CDS encoding O-acetylhomoserine aminocarboxypropyltransferase/cysteine synthase family protein, producing the protein MRNETIAIHAGYEPEATTHAVAVPIYQTAAYAFDSADHGAALFNLEAEGFRYSRIANPTSAVLEKRIAQLEGGVGALAVATGQAALHFAFVNVADHGGNIVSVPQLYGTTHTLLSHILPRQGITGRFAESDKPDAIEKLIDENTRAVFAETIGNPAGNVCDIEALAKIAHAHGVPLIVDNTVATPILLKPFDYGADIAVHSLTKFLGGHGTTLGGAIVDSGNFPWARHADRFPAYNKPDASYHGLVYAERFGKTAYIERARSVYQRTMGSVLSPFNAFLLLQGIETVALRMERHVENARKVAEFLRKDSRVAWVNYTGFPDSPYYPLVQKYLDGNASSLFTFGIKGGMEAGKTFYDALKLITRLVNIGDAKSLACHPASTTHRQMSAEQQRVAGVLPETIRLSIGIEHSADIIEDIDQALEKACPSARLQAAE